A window of Phacochoerus africanus isolate WHEZ1 chromosome 11, ROS_Pafr_v1, whole genome shotgun sequence genomic DNA:
CTCACACAATTCACTAAATTTTACCCAATAGTAACATCTTGCATATCTATAGAGCAATatctaaaccaaaaaaaatgacattggtaaAATCCATAAATCTTCTTTAGATATCAACAATTTTACATGCACTTATTTCAGGGGAGTGGTTCTATGCAATTTTATCATATGTGCAGGCTTGTGTTGGCACTACCACAATTAACAGAAGGCGTCCACTGCCACAAAGCTTCCTCACACTATCCTTTCATAGCTTTACCCACCTCTCTGTCTATTCTTAATTCTTGGAAACTACTAGCCTATCCTCTATCTCTACAATTCTGTTATCTCAAGAGTGTTATATAAATAAGCTCATACAGTGTAAaagcaaaattgtttttaaaaaataaaggtaaaataagcACATTTAAAGACAAGCCAAAGTAAATAAGTATCATaataaaaaaccaaatatatagaACACTTACTCTATGCAAGATAAGTCCTTTACATTTGTTAATCTATTTGATCCTCACAAAAAAACTCAATAATATTGATTAAGTCTATTTCTAAAAACACCAAGATAAAAAGCCAAACATACtggacaaatatattttttattgatagATAAAAAATGATAACAGTAGAAAAGAATAACATAGTGCTTTTAAGAGCTAAATGGACAAAAACAAGAAGAGCCATTAGCCTGTAGGAAATGTAgtaaccaaaaccaaacaatggGAAACTACAACTGAAATGATTTTACCCTTGTGCACAATAGGCTTATCTTGGAAATATTGCAGATAACTCCAGGCCACCGtgataaaacaaatacacaataaAACAAGTAACACAAACTTTTTGGCTTCCTAgtatatataaaagttattttacaaTATACTGCAGTGTACTAAGTGTGCAATGGCATTATGTCTAAATAAATGTACATggctcaatttaaaaatacttcattgatAAAAATTGCCAACCATTTTCTGACCATCCAGGTTTGCCACAAACCTTTAAGGTTTAAATACCGCAATATGTGTGAAACGCAGGAAAGTGAAGTGCATTGAACAAGGTACACCTGTACCTATGTCACAGAGATACAATAAGCTATAACCACCTGACAGATAAGTGTGAAACGTGTTTACTTCAAAAGATGAGATATGACTGTATCATAAAAGCTTAATCACAATAGcaatcaaaagatacaaataaaaaattacagtGTGCTTTCATTTCTGGCCTTAAAACTGAAAGagatttttaatgatgaaaatacCCATTCCTTTTGCCAATGcattaagatatatttttcatatacCTTTGACATGAGAGAAAAACACGCTTCATTCCTGAGTGCAGTTTTATAGAATTCATGAAAATTTTGCGGTTCACATTCTAGGACtgtatcattaagaaaaaagttgaaaaatatgaACGGACTTTATGTAAAAGATTATAGTAGGCCAATTTATAGCAGTTACATTAGGAAAACTCAAACATCCAATAGCAATGAAAATATTACCATAGAATATTatgtaaacattaaaaactaccattataagatttttaataatacatatatgcTTATTTTATGATTTAGTGAAAAACCAAGATTTCAAGACTTTACATAATTTGATCTCAATTATCTTAATATATTaacatggaaaaaggaaaattgagcTTGAACCTGTAAATAGACAACCATAAAGATGTGGAAGAAGAGCTTAAAAGAAgcagccttgggagttcccactgtgtctcagggagttaagaactagtatccatgaggattcaggttggatctctggcctcactcaatgggttaagaagccagcattgctgcaagttactgcaagctgcagctcagatctggtgttgctgtagctgtggtgtaggctgtcagctgcagctccaatttgaccgctaccctgggaacttccatatgctgcaggtgtggccctaaaaagaaatgaagcaaccGTGATGAACTAAATGATGGTAAAACTAGGCATTGAAGATGCAGAAATACATCATGTAGATTATAACATTAAACATGAACAAGGTCAGCAATATGTTGATGGTAAGGAAAGTAGATTCCAAATCCTTCTATGTACCATGATCCATACCTGGAGAATATAACATGACCTGGGAAATGTGAGGAGTTAATGCCCTAGGGTGTCTGAAGTTCAGGTTGCTTGCAAGGAGATATGGGAAGTGGTGCTGTAAAGAAAGCCAGGAAATAGCACAGCTCCTGCTCTGCTATTTGAACAACAGGGTCTGACATAGAGACTAGGGGAGTTTCCAATCTCAGGATTCTCCCAGCATACACCAGCCCAGCAGAAACCACCTCGGTCTGTTCCCAGCCTTAAGTGTTAACCTGTAGCATAAGAATCACACGATCCATGTTCATTACCCCATAAAAGACATACAAGATGATAGGATACAAATTACAATAGAGATAACTGCAAAGCCGAGGAATCACTGATTCTAAGAATGTCATTTACCTAGAACAAAGGACATAAAGGAACAGAGATCACATGTGATTTTCCAGATATCAAATGATGTCTCAGAGAATAAGAAACTCAACTAGAGAATAGCTGagcaaattcccaggccacaaAATGGTTCTTACTGACAGATTTTCAATTCCCACTAGTGTTTAAAAGAACACATACATGACTtcaggaaaagaatccaactggcATAGGTTCTTTGCAGAAGGTCAGAAATAATAAAGCTTTTGAGAGTGTTTTGCCAATGGAAGATGTAACTCATGACAATTCAATGATAAAGCCTGCCTCCAAATAAAATTTGTAGCACTATTTCTAAGTGCTTCAGCTGACACCTGCCACCATTGATAGCTAGACATGCTGAAAACTCTGTTCCTATTCCAAAGCTATTTCTGCTTCAGGAAAAATAGGTGAGCCACCTGCTCTCGAATTGCCTTGGTCTTGATCCCATAAATGATGGGATTCAGCATCGGGGGAGCCAGCACGCAGACATTGGCCAGCAAAATGTGGATATGAGCTGGGATGTGGCGTCCAAACCTCTGAGTCAGGGTGGTGAAGATGGCAGGCCCATAAAAGAGGATGATGATGCAGACATGGGAGCCACACGTGTTGAGAGCTTTGTGACGAGCATCTTGGGAAGGCATGTGGAAGACAGCACGGAGAATCAGCATGTAGGACACAAAAATTAGCAGGACGTCTAAGACCACCGTTGACACGATGACAAAGAGGCCATACCAGATGTTCACTCGAATGTCATTACAGGCATATTTGGCCAAGCCGATGTGTTCACAATAAGTGTGTGGAATAATGTTATTTTGGCAGAACGTCAGCCTTTTCAAAAGAAATACGATGGGGAAAAGGGCACAATAACTTCTCAGGACGATGGTAACACCAATCTTCCCAATCAGCGTGTGTGTCAGAACAGTGGTGTATCTCAGAGGGTGGCATATGGCAACGTAGCGGTCAAACGCCATCACCAGCAGGATGCCTGACTCAGACATGAAGATGCAGTGTGTGATGAAGAACTGAGTGATGCAGCGACCCAGGGAGATCTCCCCAGCACGGAACCAGAAGATGGCCAGGGCCTGAGGCACTGTGCAGGTGGACAGGACCAGGTCGGCCCCGGCCAGCATGCACAGGAACAGGAACATG
This region includes:
- the LOC125111937 gene encoding olfactory receptor 52B4-like yields the protein MLSFNHTGVSHTVFYLLGIPGLEDQHLWISIPFFISYVTALLGNSLLIFIILTRRSLREPMFLFLCMLAGADLVLSTCTVPQALAIFWFRAGEISLGRCITQFFITHCIFMSESGILLVMAFDRYVAICHPLRYTTVLTHTLIGKIGVTIVLRSYCALFPIVFLLKRLTFCQNNIIPHTYCEHIGLAKYACNDIRVNIWYGLFVIVSTVVLDVLLIFVSYMLILRAVFHMPSQDARHKALNTCGSHVCIIILFYGPAIFTTLTQRFGRHIPAHIHILLANVCVLAPPMLNPIIYGIKTKAIREQVAHLFFLKQK